A stretch of the Methanomassiliicoccales archaeon genome encodes the following:
- a CDS encoding type II/IV secretion system ATPase subunit, with protein sequence MVNVVIRPSSSSRQLSTDQRGTAKKGFDKLIAERSTHRPHYSGCWLIRNIPRNAKKIEDYDIKDAHVQIFSLNEGIEYLYHITPWEYDLPNELTRIVRKTIEHLAENPPREFSLSFDELNSYIQSTSLQVITSLTDNGIALRHKYGVTSEQLLERLAAVVSRYTVGLGILETMLSDDHIEDVYIDAPASENPIYVTLNGISGSNSIVRCATNVLATNSEIEGLVSRFRQYSRRPFSEAFPVMEIDVAGFDTRATVIGPPLSPMGTAIALRRHSRLPWTLPKLAFNETVDCFVAALISFLIDGRATILICGPRGAGKSALLGATLFELPRTQRIIAIEDTPELPIRKLQQLGYKIQSILVENEIGVEREEKTDEALRVSLRLGESAIVLGEVRGKEAITLYESMRTGKAGSSVLGTIHGESARSVYERIVHDMGIPKEAFAATDIVITIGLYRPHGSSKQMRKVIELTELEKDGNPGEFRPLIEFDHHTGKFNVHSIQDASIIKKIAKSWNLSCEEAWANILARAKMREVLLEFAQKGRRECLEAEWVARTNEFLWQRMELGAIDHELIVNEFESWVERRLGVGEFS encoded by the coding sequence ATGGTGAATGTCGTTATCAGACCTTCTAGTTCGAGTCGTCAATTGAGCACTGATCAGCGGGGTACTGCGAAGAAGGGATTCGACAAACTCATCGCTGAGAGGAGTACTCATAGGCCACATTATTCAGGATGTTGGCTGATCAGGAATATTCCCAGAAACGCTAAAAAGATTGAAGACTACGATATTAAAGATGCGCATGTCCAGATTTTCTCTCTGAATGAGGGGATCGAGTACCTTTATCATATTACACCGTGGGAATATGATCTTCCAAACGAACTAACACGAATTGTTCGAAAAACGATCGAACACCTGGCAGAAAATCCGCCGAGAGAGTTCTCCCTTTCCTTCGATGAACTCAACTCGTATATCCAATCAACTTCCCTTCAAGTGATCACATCGCTCACCGATAACGGAATTGCACTTCGACACAAGTATGGAGTAACCAGCGAACAACTGCTAGAACGGCTAGCGGCGGTAGTATCGAGATACACAGTGGGGCTAGGAATCCTTGAAACAATGTTATCGGATGATCACATCGAGGATGTTTACATTGATGCACCAGCCTCTGAAAATCCCATCTACGTTACCCTTAACGGAATTTCTGGGTCGAACAGCATCGTGAGATGTGCCACAAATGTCCTTGCGACAAACTCAGAAATTGAAGGGCTCGTCTCGAGATTCAGGCAATATAGCAGGAGGCCTTTTTCCGAGGCCTTTCCTGTAATGGAGATCGATGTCGCTGGTTTTGATACTCGCGCGACCGTAATCGGTCCCCCATTGAGCCCTATGGGCACTGCGATCGCCCTGAGAAGACACTCACGGCTTCCATGGACACTGCCTAAGCTCGCGTTTAACGAGACAGTTGATTGTTTCGTCGCTGCTCTCATCTCTTTTTTGATAGATGGTCGTGCGACGATATTGATCTGTGGACCCCGGGGAGCAGGAAAATCTGCTTTGTTGGGCGCAACGCTATTCGAACTTCCAAGAACTCAGAGGATTATCGCGATCGAGGATACACCAGAATTACCGATAAGGAAGCTCCAGCAGCTTGGCTACAAGATCCAGTCAATACTTGTCGAAAATGAAATCGGTGTTGAAAGAGAAGAAAAGACTGACGAAGCACTCCGTGTTTCGTTGAGACTCGGTGAATCTGCAATTGTTCTAGGAGAGGTGCGCGGGAAAGAGGCTATTACACTCTACGAAAGTATGCGGACTGGAAAAGCAGGATCTTCCGTTCTTGGGACGATACATGGCGAATCGGCGAGGTCTGTCTACGAGCGCATCGTTCACGATATGGGCATTCCAAAGGAAGCGTTTGCTGCAACGGATATTGTTATTACAATCGGTTTGTACCGGCCTCATGGATCTTCAAAGCAGATGCGCAAGGTCATTGAATTGACTGAACTCGAGAAAGACGGCAATCCTGGTGAATTCCGGCCGCTCATTGAATTCGACCATCATACTGGAAAGTTCAACGTGCATTCAATCCAGGATGCAAGTATTATCAAAAAAATCGCAAAATCATGGAATCTTAGCTGTGAGGAGGCATGGGCGAACATTCTGGCGAGGGCGAAAATGCGGGAAGTTCTTCTCGAATTTGCTCAGAAAGGTAGGAGGGAATGTCTCGAAGCCGAGTGGGTTGCGAGAACAAATGAATTTCTTTGGCAACGGATGGAGCTAGGAGCGATTGATCACGAGTTGATTGTCAATGAA
- a CDS encoding peptidase U32 family protein: MPELVAPAGSKDSLKAAILGGADAVYLGGKRFGARRLAENFTPGELKAAVRIAHDNNVKVFATVNTLIKEKELSAVLSHVDFLVSIDIDAIIIQDRGLLQLISDNFSIPIHASTQMGIHSPECAAWAKANGISRAILARELTFSELKKLREDTDIELEIFVHGALCYSYSGQCLFSSLLGGRSGNRGMCAQPCRKMYKIGNMEGYMLSTADLCAIDNLPHLMKIGIDAFKIEGRMRSPVYVYLASRIYSNAIARIEKGEEEIITARERELLETVFNRGFTTGYLDKEQIMQRDFPDSRGLPLGTGTVMRGVLRIKSESIQKGDGITLYKDGKKIGGFEVGRIGKSSNGYILVPPFNLQDGDYFIYKTKDREFPKIQKMIESFPFKPERAEERLAKLDLPYRRREKSECELSFYISSLKSLQKILPYATRVYFEWNKQFNDAKRLCEDRGIEIVLMMPRISTAVPETHEESLMVCTLGQAHKYSDKKLYGHYSLNFFNSLTIPKLYQYTLSVELNRDEIRETAEHYFGRLEILAFGKIELMVTKDPTIPEGILVDERGKKFEVYRDNHGLTHILNSDDLILLDYLDEITEIGIDSIGIDLRRRDSELCELIGRAFYEKRVELKDEIKRRCKSITHGHYLRGVL, from the coding sequence GTGCCTGAGCTCGTAGCACCTGCTGGTTCAAAAGACTCACTCAAGGCTGCAATCCTCGGAGGTGCTGATGCAGTCTATCTCGGCGGAAAAAGATTCGGTGCTAGGAGATTGGCAGAGAACTTTACTCCTGGAGAACTGAAAGCTGCGGTTCGAATCGCCCATGACAATAACGTCAAAGTCTTTGCAACTGTGAATACCCTCATCAAAGAAAAGGAGCTCTCCGCCGTCCTCTCCCATGTCGACTTTCTCGTGTCCATCGACATTGATGCGATTATCATCCAGGATCGAGGGCTTTTGCAGCTGATTAGCGATAATTTTTCAATACCTATTCATGCCTCAACGCAGATGGGTATCCATTCGCCTGAATGTGCCGCTTGGGCAAAGGCCAATGGGATTAGTAGAGCGATTTTGGCAAGAGAATTGACATTCTCCGAACTGAAAAAATTAAGGGAAGATACGGACATAGAACTCGAGATTTTTGTCCACGGCGCGTTGTGTTATTCGTATTCGGGTCAGTGCCTCTTCTCTAGCTTACTCGGCGGACGGAGCGGTAACAGAGGGATGTGTGCACAGCCCTGCCGAAAAATGTACAAGATTGGCAACATGGAAGGTTACATGTTGAGTACCGCGGACCTTTGCGCCATCGACAATTTACCACACTTAATGAAAATCGGAATCGATGCTTTCAAAATCGAAGGGAGGATGAGAAGTCCAGTGTATGTTTATCTGGCATCAAGAATCTATTCAAACGCAATCGCCCGGATAGAAAAAGGAGAAGAGGAGATCATTACCGCGAGGGAGAGAGAGTTACTCGAAACTGTTTTCAATCGAGGATTCACCACTGGATATCTTGATAAGGAACAGATAATGCAGAGGGATTTTCCAGACTCTAGGGGTTTACCACTCGGCACAGGCACGGTGATGAGAGGAGTCCTCCGAATCAAATCTGAATCGATACAGAAGGGCGACGGAATCACTCTATACAAAGACGGAAAGAAAATCGGTGGCTTCGAGGTGGGGCGTATCGGGAAAAGTAGCAATGGATACATTCTGGTTCCGCCATTTAATCTACAAGATGGGGATTATTTTATTTACAAAACGAAAGACCGGGAATTTCCGAAAATTCAAAAAATGATAGAATCGTTCCCGTTCAAGCCAGAAAGAGCAGAGGAAAGACTTGCGAAGCTTGATCTACCTTATAGACGGAGAGAGAAGTCTGAGTGCGAATTGTCCTTTTATATTTCGTCTCTAAAATCGCTCCAGAAGATACTTCCATATGCCACGAGAGTCTATTTTGAATGGAACAAACAGTTCAACGACGCAAAGCGTCTTTGTGAGGATCGGGGAATTGAAATTGTTCTAATGATGCCGAGAATCTCGACGGCAGTGCCAGAAACGCATGAGGAGTCTCTAATGGTATGTACATTGGGGCAGGCTCATAAGTACTCCGATAAGAAACTTTATGGTCATTATTCCCTCAACTTCTTTAATAGCCTCACGATTCCAAAATTGTATCAGTATACGCTCTCCGTTGAATTGAATAGAGACGAAATAAGAGAAACTGCAGAGCATTATTTTGGAAGGCTAGAGATTCTTGCTTTCGGAAAAATCGAACTTATGGTGACGAAAGATCCCACGATCCCCGAAGGAATACTGGTTGACGAGCGAGGGAAGAAATTCGAAGTCTACCGCGATAACCATGGACTCACGCACATTCTCAATTCCGATGACCTAATCCTTCTTGATTATCTCGACGAAATTACGGAAATAGGGATCGACTCGATTGGAATCGATTTGAGAAGGAGAGATTCTGAACTTTGCGAGCTCATCGGCAGGGCGTTCTACGAAAAGAGGGTAGAATTGAAGGATGAGATCAAAAGAAGGTGCAAATCCATCACTCATGGTCACTATTTGAGAGGTGTCTTATAG